A genome region from Streptomyces sp. SAI-135 includes the following:
- a CDS encoding aldehyde dehydrogenase, translating into MNPHHDALFIGGQWVVPASDARITVLGASTEDVLGSVPEGTEKDMDAAVAAARAAFDDPDGWARWEPARRADALYRLADALERRAEDVTRIVSAQNGMTIGLSQQVEGALPAILLRYYADLVRDDQGETVRDGMLGTPVHVRREPLGVVAAIVPWNAPQLLSATKYAPGLAAGCTFVLKPSPETVLDAVLFAEAVEEAGLPPGVVNVVPAGREVGAYLVSHPDIDKVAFTGSTAAGRRIAATCGTLLRPVTLELGGKSAAVILDDVDLGAAMSEPFVQATLLANGQACFASTRILAPRSRYDEVVDAVASLVGGLTVGDPLDPTTQVGPMASARQRDRVEGYIEKGRAEGARLVVGGSRPTLDKGYYVTPTVFADVDNAQVIAREEIFGPVLTVIPYTDEDDAVRIANDSEYGLGGTVWTSDDERAMRVARRMHTGTVGLNHYTVDPAAPFGGVKASGLGREFGPEALLNYQQVKSIYR; encoded by the coding sequence ATGAATCCGCACCACGATGCGCTCTTCATCGGGGGCCAGTGGGTGGTACCAGCGTCCGATGCGCGGATCACGGTCCTCGGAGCGAGCACCGAGGACGTCCTCGGCAGCGTTCCGGAGGGCACGGAGAAGGACATGGACGCGGCCGTAGCCGCCGCCCGGGCCGCCTTCGACGATCCCGACGGATGGGCCAGGTGGGAGCCGGCGCGGCGGGCTGACGCCCTTTACCGTCTCGCCGACGCGCTTGAGCGGCGCGCCGAGGACGTCACGCGCATTGTCAGCGCCCAGAACGGGATGACGATCGGGCTCTCCCAGCAGGTCGAGGGCGCCCTTCCGGCCATCCTGCTGCGCTACTACGCCGACCTCGTCCGGGATGACCAGGGCGAGACCGTGCGCGACGGAATGCTCGGTACGCCGGTCCATGTCCGCCGGGAACCACTCGGCGTGGTGGCGGCGATCGTGCCCTGGAACGCTCCCCAGCTGCTGTCGGCGACGAAGTACGCGCCCGGTCTGGCCGCCGGATGCACGTTCGTGCTCAAGCCGTCTCCGGAGACCGTGCTGGACGCGGTTCTCTTCGCGGAGGCCGTGGAGGAGGCGGGCCTGCCGCCGGGTGTCGTCAACGTGGTTCCGGCCGGCCGCGAAGTCGGCGCCTACCTCGTCTCCCATCCCGACATCGACAAGGTGGCCTTCACCGGCTCCACTGCTGCGGGCCGGCGGATCGCCGCGACCTGCGGCACCCTCCTGCGTCCGGTCACGCTGGAGCTGGGGGGCAAGTCGGCGGCCGTCATCCTCGACGACGTCGACCTCGGCGCGGCGATGTCCGAACCGTTCGTCCAGGCGACGCTGCTGGCGAACGGCCAGGCGTGCTTCGCCAGCACCCGCATCCTGGCGCCGCGAAGCCGGTACGACGAGGTCGTCGACGCGGTGGCCTCCCTCGTGGGCGGGTTGACTGTCGGCGATCCCCTGGACCCCACGACGCAGGTCGGTCCGATGGCGAGCGCCCGCCAGCGTGACCGGGTGGAGGGATACATCGAGAAGGGCAGGGCGGAAGGCGCCCGGCTCGTCGTGGGCGGCTCGCGTCCGACCCTCGACAAGGGCTACTACGTCACGCCGACCGTGTTCGCGGACGTCGACAACGCGCAGGTCATCGCCCGTGAGGAGATCTTCGGTCCGGTGCTGACCGTCATCCCCTACACCGACGAGGACGACGCCGTGCGCATCGCGAACGACTCGGAGTACGGCCTCGGCGGCACGGTATGGACGAGCGACGACGAGCGCGCCATGCGCGTCGCCCGTCGTATGCACACCGGGACGGTCGGGCTGAATCACTACACGGTCGACCCGGCGGCGCCGTTCGGCGGGGTCAAGGCGAGCGGACTGGGCCGGGAGTTCGGGCCGGAGGCGCTGCTTAACTACCAGCAGGTGAAGTCGATTTACCGGTGA
- a CDS encoding hydantoinase B/oxoprolinase family protein, translating into MTSKIPGADEFTSRPLPREELLRQISPTLPLHQIDADTAEQVDALTYEVVRHRLWAITQEMGETLRRMSGSHVVTESNDFNFSICDELGEQVQVGAYNVGLIGSMDLAIVWTLRNRSDNPGIEEGDMFLCNDPWIGGGLHQNDAAILAPIFHDGKLFGWTTAIAHQVDLGGPRPGSFSPSAQDVFGEAVPTPPIKVVRGGVLQRDVAEAWVRRSRLPHLVGLDLRAKIAANKNAAEQILRLITKYGADTVKAVMRRMMDDAERRLRAKLDNLPDGTWSAVGYQEQSQTGDRGMHAIKVTMTKEADRLVFDFRGTAEQTGIINCPYPGLRAGIVFTMLPLLAGDIPWAAGGLMRCFEIITDENTITNASFPAAVGKGPFGPAWGAGNLVAEVLAKMLDAEPDHRSDVQSICNGTTDLCVVSGVDVRGGGTKGFVSPVFDVMAGGYGAQVHHDGVDTGGRLIIPSARAPDVEMTEYLYPLVALWRREQTDSGGPGRQRGGMSGSVCYVQHPDQTGSMSLVVSGTGKVANQNVGLAGGYPGNSQLDLVVRGIDVPQLAGATVIPADLDKLGGEIEVLPCEGESTLGAGDALYLHWQAGGGYGDPLLRPVDSVREDVLQVRVSADAARDVYGVVLREDGEVDTTATDETRRKLRHRRAAGVGVSDARLAPIGIHDLSEARRLDDNLAVVDSSDGGTVVCVHCTTEIGPLAEGAYIASLPRLDSAPTEAGPHIWHDPSEYVDAEVVFRQLFCPGCLTAVNSRVVPVDHPLPADHYKGWA; encoded by the coding sequence ATGACATCGAAGATCCCCGGGGCCGACGAGTTCACCAGCCGCCCCCTGCCCCGCGAGGAACTGCTCCGGCAGATCTCGCCCACCCTGCCACTGCATCAGATCGACGCCGATACGGCCGAGCAGGTCGACGCCCTGACCTACGAGGTGGTGCGGCACCGGCTGTGGGCCATCACCCAGGAGATGGGCGAGACCCTGCGCCGTATGTCGGGCTCACACGTCGTCACCGAGTCCAACGACTTCAACTTCTCCATCTGTGACGAGCTCGGCGAGCAGGTCCAGGTCGGGGCCTACAACGTAGGTCTCATCGGGTCCATGGACCTGGCCATCGTCTGGACACTGCGCAACCGCAGCGACAACCCGGGCATCGAAGAGGGCGACATGTTCCTCTGCAACGACCCGTGGATCGGCGGTGGACTGCACCAGAACGACGCCGCGATCCTGGCGCCGATCTTCCACGACGGCAAGCTGTTCGGCTGGACGACGGCCATCGCCCACCAGGTCGACCTCGGCGGGCCGCGGCCGGGTTCGTTCAGCCCGTCGGCCCAGGACGTGTTCGGCGAAGCCGTCCCCACGCCGCCGATCAAGGTCGTGCGCGGCGGAGTGCTGCAACGCGACGTCGCCGAGGCATGGGTGCGCAGGTCACGCCTTCCCCATCTGGTGGGTCTCGATCTGCGCGCCAAGATCGCGGCGAACAAGAACGCCGCCGAGCAGATCCTGCGTCTCATCACCAAGTACGGTGCCGACACCGTCAAGGCCGTGATGCGCCGGATGATGGACGACGCCGAACGCCGGCTGCGTGCCAAGCTCGACAATCTGCCCGACGGGACGTGGAGCGCCGTCGGTTACCAGGAGCAGTCGCAGACCGGTGATCGGGGCATGCACGCCATCAAGGTCACCATGACCAAGGAAGCCGACCGGCTCGTCTTCGACTTCCGCGGAACAGCTGAACAGACCGGCATCATCAACTGCCCTTATCCGGGTCTGCGGGCCGGGATCGTCTTCACGATGCTGCCCCTCCTGGCGGGCGACATCCCGTGGGCAGCGGGCGGGTTGATGCGCTGCTTCGAGATCATCACCGACGAGAACACCATCACCAACGCGTCGTTCCCGGCGGCCGTGGGCAAGGGGCCCTTCGGACCGGCCTGGGGGGCGGGCAACCTCGTCGCCGAGGTGCTGGCCAAGATGCTGGACGCCGAACCCGACCACCGCAGCGACGTGCAGTCCATCTGCAACGGCACCACCGACCTCTGCGTGGTCTCGGGCGTCGACGTCCGCGGCGGTGGCACCAAGGGCTTCGTGTCCCCCGTCTTCGACGTGATGGCCGGCGGCTACGGGGCCCAGGTGCACCACGACGGCGTCGACACCGGCGGCCGGCTCATCATTCCCTCGGCTCGGGCACCTGACGTGGAGATGACCGAGTACCTCTACCCTCTCGTCGCCCTGTGGCGGCGGGAGCAGACCGACTCGGGCGGCCCGGGCCGGCAGCGGGGCGGGATGAGCGGCTCGGTCTGCTACGTGCAGCACCCGGATCAGACCGGATCGATGTCGCTGGTCGTCTCGGGAACCGGCAAGGTCGCGAACCAGAACGTCGGACTGGCCGGCGGGTACCCGGGCAACTCGCAGCTCGACCTGGTGGTGCGGGGCATCGACGTACCCCAGCTGGCCGGAGCGACGGTGATCCCCGCCGACCTGGACAAGCTCGGCGGGGAGATCGAGGTGCTGCCCTGCGAAGGGGAGTCCACCCTCGGCGCCGGCGACGCGCTCTATCTGCACTGGCAGGCCGGAGGCGGATACGGCGACCCGCTGCTGCGTCCGGTCGACAGTGTCCGTGAGGACGTCCTCCAGGTGCGGGTGTCTGCGGACGCCGCGCGGGACGTTTACGGCGTCGTGCTGCGCGAGGACGGTGAAGTGGACACGACGGCGACCGACGAGACCCGCCGGAAGCTGCGGCACCGCCGTGCCGCGGGTGTCGGAGTGTCCGATGCCCGGCTCGCGCCGATCGGCATCCACGACCTGAGCGAGGCACGCCGGCTCGACGACAACCTCGCCGTCGTGGACTCGTCCGACGGCGGGACGGTGGTGTGCGTCCACTGCACCACCGAGATCGGCCCGCTGGCCGAGGGCGCGTACATCGCGTCCCTGCCCCGTCTCGACTCGGCACCGACAGAAGCCGGCCCGCACATCTGGCACGACCCGTCGGAGTACGTCGACGCGGAGGTCGTCTTCCGCCAGCTGTTCTGCCCCGGTTGCCTGACCGCGGTCAACTCCCGCGTCGTACCCGTCGACCACCCCCTGCCGGCCGACCACTACAAGGGCTGGGCGTAG
- a CDS encoding hydantoinase/oxoprolinase family protein yields the protein MSYALGIDVGGTFTDAVASDGAGRIVSAKTPTTPPHREVGVMRAIEDIAGELGIGVGELLSQTDYIAHGTTASINALVQGQVADVGLIATKGHRDAIYIMNAEGRTLGRSAHEIQDTLRQRKPTPLIPKYRALEVTERIDHAGKVLVPLDEDEVRGVARSLVDQGVEAIAVCLLWSFKNGAHEQRVRELIHEIAPDMYVTLSSEVSPRIREFARTSTTIMNAQVGPRLRTYLLPLQKQLEEGGLKGPLLVMQSEGGTITADRAPEHAITTIGSVLSGGVIGGMRLAEQLGHRNVITTDVGGTTFLAGLIVDGEPVMAPGSIVNQFPINAATIRVHTIGSGGGALASVDAGGNLRLGPQSAEAVPGPACYGNGGTRPTNTDANLVLGILSPHGLLGGRKPLRMDLAREAIREHVAEPLGLTVEEAAIAIHEVQNAQAGDLLRRAVVQAGYDPRDFVAYAFGGAGPAHCAGYCQDLGVSEVVVPLGPVASAFSAYGLAASDIIMSAELSDPSSFPVDHTVLESHYARLEADLQRALDRQKVKFQDVTLQREIDLRYSMQVTELSTAVPDTEFTEHTGAEILERFEEQYERINGSGAGYREAGVQAITYRVRAKASLGFPVTLPTASEADSPDPAEALIAERHVCLDSQIGYVPTPVYDYARLRAGHELVGPAIVDVPTTVVVVPAGVTGRVDHLGNLVLRYQ from the coding sequence ATGTCATACGCACTGGGCATCGACGTCGGCGGAACGTTCACCGACGCGGTCGCCTCCGACGGTGCCGGCCGGATCGTGTCCGCCAAGACGCCGACGACACCGCCGCACCGCGAGGTCGGTGTCATGCGCGCGATCGAGGACATCGCGGGCGAGTTGGGCATCGGGGTCGGTGAACTGCTCTCGCAGACCGACTACATCGCCCACGGCACGACCGCCTCGATCAACGCCCTGGTCCAGGGTCAGGTGGCCGATGTGGGGCTCATCGCCACGAAGGGGCACCGTGACGCGATCTACATCATGAACGCCGAAGGCCGCACGCTCGGCCGGTCGGCCCATGAGATCCAGGACACGCTCCGGCAGCGGAAGCCCACGCCGCTGATCCCGAAGTACCGGGCGCTCGAAGTCACGGAGCGGATCGACCATGCGGGCAAGGTCCTGGTCCCTCTCGACGAGGACGAGGTGCGCGGTGTCGCGCGGTCCCTCGTGGACCAGGGCGTCGAGGCGATCGCGGTCTGCCTGCTGTGGTCGTTCAAGAACGGTGCGCATGAACAACGCGTCCGCGAACTGATCCACGAGATCGCCCCGGACATGTACGTCACTCTTTCGTCCGAGGTCAGCCCGCGCATCCGCGAATTCGCGAGGACCTCCACGACGATCATGAATGCCCAGGTCGGCCCGCGCCTGCGCACCTATCTCCTCCCCCTGCAGAAGCAGTTGGAGGAGGGCGGTCTCAAGGGGCCCCTGCTGGTCATGCAGAGCGAGGGCGGCACCATCACCGCCGACCGCGCGCCAGAACACGCCATCACCACGATCGGTTCCGTGCTGTCCGGTGGCGTCATCGGCGGCATGCGCCTGGCCGAACAACTGGGGCACCGCAACGTCATCACGACCGACGTCGGCGGCACCACCTTCCTCGCCGGACTCATCGTCGACGGAGAACCGGTCATGGCACCGGGCTCCATCGTGAACCAGTTCCCGATCAACGCGGCGACCATCCGCGTGCACACCATCGGCTCGGGCGGCGGGGCACTGGCCTCGGTGGACGCCGGCGGGAACCTGCGCCTGGGTCCGCAGAGCGCCGAGGCCGTCCCCGGCCCCGCTTGCTACGGCAACGGCGGCACCCGCCCCACGAACACCGACGCGAACCTGGTCCTCGGCATTCTCAGCCCGCACGGCCTGCTCGGCGGCCGGAAGCCGCTGCGGATGGACCTGGCGCGAGAAGCGATCCGCGAGCACGTGGCCGAGCCGCTCGGCCTCACCGTCGAAGAAGCCGCCATCGCCATTCACGAGGTGCAGAACGCTCAGGCGGGCGACCTTCTGCGCAGGGCCGTCGTCCAAGCCGGGTACGACCCCCGCGACTTCGTCGCCTACGCCTTCGGCGGTGCCGGCCCCGCCCACTGTGCCGGTTACTGCCAGGACCTGGGTGTCAGCGAGGTCGTCGTGCCCCTCGGGCCCGTCGCCTCCGCCTTCTCGGCCTACGGACTCGCGGCCTCGGACATCATCATGAGCGCCGAGCTGTCCGACCCGTCCTCCTTCCCGGTCGACCACACGGTGCTCGAATCCCACTACGCCCGCCTGGAAGCCGATCTGCAGCGCGCGCTCGACCGGCAGAAGGTCAAGTTCCAGGACGTCACGCTGCAGCGCGAGATCGACCTGCGGTACTCGATGCAGGTCACCGAGCTGTCCACGGCCGTACCGGACACCGAGTTCACCGAGCACACCGGTGCCGAGATCCTTGAGCGCTTCGAGGAGCAGTACGAGCGGATCAACGGCAGTGGCGCCGGCTACCGCGAGGCCGGAGTACAGGCGATCACCTACCGCGTGCGGGCCAAGGCCAGTCTCGGCTTTCCCGTTACGTTGCCGACCGCGTCCGAGGCCGACAGCCCCGACCCGGCCGAGGCCCTCATCGCGGAACGCCACGTCTGCCTCGACTCGCAGATCGGCTACGTACCCACCCCCGTCTACGACTATGCCCGCCTGCGGGCAGGCCACGAGCTTGTCGGTCCGGCCATCGTCGACGTCCCGACCACGGTGGTCGTGGTCCCCGCCGGGGTCACCGGCCGAGTCGACCACCTCGGCAACCTCGTTCTGCGTTACCAGTGA
- a CDS encoding FAD-dependent monooxygenase, producing the protein MTKSTSNEKNQVEVLVVGAGPAGLTLAIDLARRGVRCHVVEATEERGVNPRCNTTSARSMEIFRRLGLADDIRRAGLPEDYPTSIHYRTTVSGEEIFRIDLPSSRDVLAGVGKEDWPTPEPQHRISQLYLEPMLEEHARRLPGLTLERGTRLVEFEQYDDHVEAVVETSGERRSLRCAYVVGCDGAHSTVRRQLGIRYEGVDAIQKFVSTFFRSPEFGRLAAQDRAWTYWTYGRQIASLIAIDGDALWLNHVAFAPDHDTESEDPQELLREAVGGPVEHEVLGVVRWTGRRLVAQRYRTGRVFLAGDAAHIWIPVGGFGMNAGIQDAATLGWMLAAVQHGWASPEVLDAYEQERKPVGEQFAGAVGSAANRAFAEFSPDIHLSGPKGEQARSEFADRLAVSEPHRYSPDGFSFGYHYAGSPLVIGGQDQEAISMGGYMERAQPGFRLPHVWLDDSRSVLDVLGPDFTLLRTDPSVSVTSWTSAAADLGIPLAVVDLPARWPDRYPTELLLVRPDQHVAWMGGADARPDEFLQTVTGRIAAYQR; encoded by the coding sequence ATGACGAAGTCAACCAGCAACGAAAAGAACCAAGTTGAGGTCCTGGTCGTCGGCGCCGGCCCCGCCGGACTGACTCTCGCCATTGACCTGGCCCGTCGCGGCGTGAGGTGTCACGTCGTGGAGGCGACCGAGGAACGGGGCGTCAATCCCCGATGCAATACCACGTCCGCGCGGTCGATGGAGATCTTCCGCCGGCTCGGGCTCGCCGACGACATCCGGCGGGCCGGGCTGCCCGAGGACTACCCCACCTCGATTCACTACCGGACGACCGTGAGCGGTGAGGAAATCTTCCGCATCGACCTGCCCTCGTCCCGCGACGTACTGGCCGGCGTGGGCAAGGAGGACTGGCCCACGCCGGAGCCGCAGCACCGGATCTCCCAGCTCTACCTCGAGCCCATGCTGGAAGAGCACGCGCGCCGGCTTCCCGGCCTCACCCTTGAGCGTGGCACTCGCCTGGTCGAGTTCGAGCAGTACGACGATCACGTCGAGGCGGTGGTGGAGACCTCCGGGGAGCGTCGCAGCCTGCGCTGTGCGTACGTGGTCGGTTGCGACGGTGCCCACAGCACCGTGCGGCGTCAGCTGGGTATCCGCTACGAGGGTGTCGACGCGATCCAGAAGTTTGTGTCGACGTTCTTCCGATCGCCCGAATTCGGGCGGCTGGCCGCACAGGACCGGGCGTGGACGTACTGGACCTATGGGCGTCAGATCGCTTCGCTGATCGCCATTGACGGTGACGCGCTGTGGCTCAACCACGTCGCCTTCGCGCCGGACCACGACACCGAGAGCGAGGACCCGCAAGAGCTTCTGCGAGAGGCGGTGGGGGGTCCGGTCGAGCACGAGGTGCTGGGCGTGGTCCGCTGGACCGGGCGCCGACTTGTCGCCCAGCGGTATCGGACCGGCAGGGTGTTTCTGGCCGGGGATGCCGCCCACATCTGGATCCCCGTCGGGGGATTCGGCATGAATGCTGGGATCCAGGACGCGGCGACATTGGGCTGGATGCTGGCGGCGGTCCAGCACGGGTGGGCCTCACCGGAGGTGCTGGACGCCTATGAGCAGGAGCGCAAGCCGGTCGGTGAGCAGTTCGCCGGCGCGGTGGGGTCGGCGGCGAACCGGGCATTCGCGGAGTTTTCGCCCGACATCCACCTGTCCGGTCCCAAGGGTGAGCAGGCTCGTTCCGAGTTCGCCGACCGGCTCGCTGTCTCGGAGCCTCATCGGTACTCGCCCGACGGCTTCAGCTTCGGCTACCACTACGCGGGCTCCCCGCTGGTGATCGGCGGCCAGGACCAGGAGGCGATCTCCATGGGCGGCTACATGGAACGAGCACAGCCCGGATTCCGGCTGCCACACGTCTGGCTCGACGACAGCCGATCCGTGCTCGACGTGCTCGGCCCCGACTTCACCCTCCTACGGACAGACCCCAGCGTCAGTGTGACGTCCTGGACCTCGGCGGCCGCCGACCTCGGCATCCCCCTGGCCGTCGTCGACCTGCCCGCACGGTGGCCTGACCGCTATCCCACCGAGCTGTTGCTCGTGCGCCCAGACCAACACGTGGCCTGGATGGGTGGGGCGGACGCTCGTCCCGACGAGTTCCTGCAGACAGTCACCGGGCGGATCGCCGCCTACCAGCGGTAG
- a CDS encoding alpha/beta hydrolase produces the protein MSATSEDATRTGDSPVLVLLHGGGPGVDAESNWAGVRSRLSGEFFCLAPDLLGFGTQIAGSAGIEGPRAWARARAQRILDILDRLGLERVHLLGNSAAGGAAALALLSMAPDRVDRAVVMGGAGTGPLPRVVPFYEDPTRSSMRATLARLVADESMHAELLDELADIRLRQALRPGAESAFRSMFADVEDGLPPVDLTKIVSPVLALHGARDRVSPVEVSERLVDALPNARLQVVAGAGHWIHVDRPDEFCSLVGEFLSA, from the coding sequence GTGTCGGCCACATCAGAGGACGCCACCCGTACAGGCGACAGTCCTGTTCTGGTTCTGCTCCACGGAGGAGGGCCGGGCGTCGACGCCGAGAGCAACTGGGCCGGTGTGCGATCCCGGCTCTCGGGTGAGTTCTTCTGCCTGGCCCCGGATCTCCTGGGATTCGGCACGCAGATCGCCGGCTCCGCCGGGATCGAGGGACCGCGCGCCTGGGCGCGGGCCCGAGCGCAGCGGATCTTGGACATCCTTGATCGCCTTGGCCTGGAACGTGTGCATCTCCTGGGCAACTCGGCCGCAGGCGGAGCCGCGGCCCTGGCGCTGCTGTCCATGGCGCCTGACCGCGTCGACCGCGCGGTCGTCATGGGGGGAGCGGGAACGGGACCGCTGCCCCGGGTCGTTCCCTTCTACGAAGACCCGACCAGGAGTTCCATGCGAGCCACCCTGGCTCGGCTGGTCGCCGACGAGAGCATGCACGCCGAGCTCCTGGACGAGCTCGCTGACATCCGGTTGCGGCAGGCTCTGCGCCCTGGGGCGGAGTCGGCGTTCCGCTCGATGTTCGCCGACGTCGAGGACGGTCTTCCTCCCGTCGACCTTACGAAGATCGTCAGTCCGGTCCTTGCTCTGCACGGGGCCCGCGACCGGGTCTCACCGGTCGAGGTCTCCGAGCGCCTCGTCGATGCCCTGCCCAACGCCCGCCTGCAGGTGGTCGCGGGGGCAGGGCACTGGATCCACGTCGACCGGCCGGATGAGTTCTGCAGCCTGGTAGGAGAGTTTCTGAGCGCATGA
- a CDS encoding cysteine hydrolase, translating into MTLPFHNPQPFEPQEVHMSISPFDVGRTGLLDIDMRNDFVEGAPLESPEGRRLIPAVQKVPEAARVDGEREVEIHPSLAPRPGEPVIKKRRFNSLHDLEIILRGLGVETGFLTGMTTECCVLGAARGALERGFRSVVISDGCASCDCPDLGTGPRSAEKMHMPALRVMSLTSSQLADTHESLARLP; encoded by the coding sequence ATGACGTTGCCCTTCCACAATCCCCAGCCGTTCGAGCCCCAGGAGGTCCACATGAGCATTTCGCCCTTCGATGTGGGCCGTACCGGGCTGCTCGACATCGACATGCGGAACGATTTCGTGGAGGGTGCGCCGCTGGAGTCTCCGGAGGGACGGCGCTTGATCCCCGCCGTCCAGAAGGTGCCGGAGGCAGCCCGCGTCGACGGTGAGCGCGAGGTGGAGATCCATCCCAGTCTCGCGCCGCGTCCGGGTGAGCCCGTCATCAAGAAGCGTCGCTTCAACTCCCTCCACGACCTGGAGATCATCCTGCGGGGCCTCGGCGTCGAAACCGGGTTCCTCACCGGCATGACGACCGAGTGCTGCGTACTCGGAGCCGCTCGCGGCGCCCTGGAACGCGGATTCCGCTCCGTGGTGATCTCGGACGGCTGCGCGTCCTGTGACTGTCCAGACCTCGGAACAGGCCCCAGGTCTGCCGAGAAGATGCACATGCCCGCATTGCGGGTGATGTCCCTGACCTCGTCGCAGTTAGCCGATACGCACGAGTCCCTTGCTCGACTGCCGTGA
- a CDS encoding MFS transporter: protein MNVLKQVKDAPMSRAQVRAVALCLVIMAIGGLFLAPFADRIGRRRLSLRCPALASLGMLAASISQKFGQLLASRLITGAAVGAMAASLPVLTCESARPRGAPRLTSTLSTA from the coding sequence TTGAACGTCCTGAAGCAGGTCAAAGACGCGCCGATGAGCCGCGCCCAGGTCAGGGCGGTCGCGTTGTGTCTCGTGATCATGGCCATAGGCGGGCTTTTCCTGGCCCCCTTCGCCGATCGCATCGGGCGCCGTCGGCTCAGCCTTCGCTGTCCGGCCCTGGCGTCGCTGGGCATGCTCGCCGCGTCCATCTCTCAGAAGTTCGGTCAGCTCCTCGCCAGCCGACTGATCACTGGTGCGGCCGTGGGAGCGATGGCCGCAAGCCTGCCGGTCCTGACCTGCGAGTCCGCGCGTCCCCGCGGGGCTCCGCGACTGACCTCAACACTCTCGACGGCGTAG
- a CDS encoding TetR/AcrR family transcriptional regulator, which translates to MARESGSASAGAGLSSREVILNAARSLIGEKGYDGMAISDLSSKSGLPPSSIYYHFGNKFGVLAALLERTFEELHALFPNPSSFDGLAPLERLEAWFSAACSSLDRRPDYLRLLVAISVGPHKDVEAVQRIVRRIRDYAYKSWVEALTPIFASDGDEDAKVLVDELAVLGRAMTDGFSVMNSFDNSPYSSQVGPFVSLIRGLAAQRGLA; encoded by the coding sequence ATGGCGAGGGAATCAGGTTCGGCGTCGGCTGGTGCCGGCTTGAGCAGTCGCGAGGTCATCTTGAACGCGGCTCGCTCGCTCATCGGTGAGAAGGGCTACGACGGCATGGCCATCTCGGACCTGTCGTCGAAATCAGGACTTCCACCCAGTTCGATCTACTATCACTTCGGCAACAAATTCGGTGTCCTGGCGGCGCTCCTCGAACGCACCTTTGAGGAACTGCACGCCTTGTTCCCCAACCCGTCCTCGTTCGACGGGTTGGCGCCGCTGGAGCGCCTGGAGGCGTGGTTCTCGGCGGCTTGCAGCTCTCTCGACCGGCGGCCGGACTATCTGCGTCTCCTGGTCGCCATCAGCGTCGGCCCGCACAAGGATGTCGAAGCGGTTCAGCGGATCGTGCGTCGCATCCGCGACTATGCCTACAAGTCCTGGGTGGAAGCCCTCACTCCGATTTTCGCCTCGGACGGTGATGAGGACGCCAAGGTTCTCGTCGACGAGTTGGCGGTCCTCGGACGAGCCATGACGGACGGCTTTTCGGTGATGAACAGCTTCGACAACTCGCCCTACAGCTCCCAAGTCGGCCCATTCGTTTCGTTGATCCGCGGGCTGGCAGCACAACGCGGCCTGGCGTAG
- a CDS encoding alpha/beta hydrolase — protein MQFDAASHDKKGGLSNSGAGRRVVTGRGHSSTNGTLESLDLGGGRVLEYAVRGEEDGPVVLFHHGMPGSAVPVGSFFHSATERGYRIVTYSRPGYGASTSMPGRTLADTAEVSHVLMDHLGVDRYVVAGWSSGGPHAMATGAADPQRVSGVLLLGSFAPYDADGLNFVGDMGLMNIIQFRALARGDEAQRTVISQMAAAIREGNPAEVASAMASLLPTADAMLLNGTYGVESAVNMHHGLADGYAGWFEDLHALTAPWGFDPAGITAPIELWHGAMDRMVPVAHGAWLAAHLPTVRAHIENKDGHISIAVGSLGEKLDQLVARMG, from the coding sequence GTGCAGTTCGATGCTGCGAGCCACGACAAGAAGGGCGGCTTGAGCAACAGCGGAGCCGGGCGCCGAGTCGTCACGGGGCGGGGCCACAGCTCCACGAACGGGACCCTTGAGTCCCTGGACCTGGGAGGCGGCCGTGTCCTCGAGTATGCGGTACGAGGAGAAGAGGACGGCCCGGTCGTGCTCTTTCACCATGGCATGCCAGGCTCTGCCGTTCCGGTCGGCTCCTTCTTCCACTCGGCCACGGAACGGGGATACCGCATCGTCACCTACTCACGTCCAGGCTACGGTGCGTCAACCTCGATGCCGGGGCGCACGCTCGCCGATACAGCCGAGGTGAGTCATGTCCTGATGGACCATCTGGGCGTTGACCGCTACGTCGTTGCGGGGTGGTCCTCGGGCGGACCGCACGCGATGGCCACCGGTGCGGCAGATCCCCAGCGTGTGTCGGGCGTTCTCCTGCTGGGCTCGTTCGCTCCGTACGACGCCGACGGCCTCAATTTCGTCGGCGACATGGGGTTGATGAACATCATTCAGTTCAGGGCCCTGGCGCGGGGCGACGAGGCGCAGCGCACGGTCATCTCTCAGATGGCCGCTGCCATACGGGAGGGGAACCCTGCTGAGGTCGCGTCTGCGATGGCGAGTCTGCTGCCGACAGCGGACGCCATGCTGCTCAATGGCACCTACGGCGTGGAAAGCGCTGTGAACATGCACCATGGACTGGCTGACGGGTACGCCGGATGGTTTGAGGACCTGCATGCGCTGACGGCACCATGGGGGTTCGATCCGGCTGGCATCACCGCCCCCATTGAGCTGTGGCATGGCGCGATGGACCGCATGGTGCCGGTCGCCCATGGGGCCTGGCTTGCCGCCCATCTGCCGACCGTTCGCGCTCACATTGAGAACAAGGACGGGCACATATCGATCGCCGTTGGAAGTCTGGGAGAAAAGCTCGACCAACTCGTGGCGAGGATGGGCTGA